The genomic DNA TCAGTGGGAACAGGTTCAGGTCTACTCTGGTTTCTGTTGATACAGGACTCCAAATCACAGTGTAGATACACCTGGCAGAACCCCAGTGAATCTGCAACGACAACCCACAAATTTGGACACGACACAATGTAGGTTTAATTTTTAAACTGATTTGTCATCCAGGAGGAGAGTTTTTGTTCAGTGCTTGGAGTCACCAATTTATCATAGTCAACATGTAGTTGCCAATGTTGTTCTAGTGTAAAAGGCTGTTTTTTGATAATACTGTATTTCCTGCAGCATTCAAGTGCTTGCAATATGCTCCAATCaggatttaaaggtccagtgagtgaGAGATTGTGAAGGGTTAAGACTGTAAATTggaacaaatggaggactcttccacccacccctccctttcccaagaaAGGATATTATTCTTCTATGTTTGCAAAGTTAGCTtccaattaaaacaaacaatcatgGGCCTTGCTGGTTTTTTTctattcaggctgctgtagaaacatgtcagGGAAAGATGTTGGCttctgtataaaataaatactgtataaaaggCTTACTTTAGGTTTGtatgttcaatttctgccaataaagccTCCTCAATGTTTTACACtggacattttaatgtgaagttTGATTTTTTCACACGGATAAAGGTACTTACACTTTCTTGCAAGTTGGTACACTTCATATCTCATGCTCGGATAGTAGAagttgtcatccaaaataaagATCAGTGGTGTCCGGTCAGTCTGAGAGTGGTCCATAGGTTTAGGGCGCAGCAGACCACGGACACACTGCTCCCACGCGTCTACGTTTATCTGAAAGCTGCTTGGCGGCTCTGCCATCACCTCAGGTGTCTTAAGGAACAGCTCAATGCACTGcaacactgtgtgtctgtgtaactTCCATTCAGTTTGCTAGAGAAGGAGAAATTCATCGATTAATGTGTTGAGAAACCAGAATTTCACCATACTGAGAATATTTAAGCACAAGGAACATCAGAGAAATACAAACAAGGACAataactttcattttcacagtCGATGAAGCATATACTGCATGTGACCGCCATATTTGATTACTTAATTGTGATGGTGAAAGTGCATACTTCACTATGCACAAACTGTCAACAGCCTTTAAGCTTAGTCATATTGTGGGCTGCTTATTTCGCCTTTatgggagcagaatatttgttacatagTTGGAGAATTACGTCTCTAAAATAGATACCGGACTGATGTCAGTATCCGTAGATGTTTGAGGATGCAATATCACTAGtagtattggacacaaaaaagtgatatcAAGCCATCCCTTGTTTCTTTTGTCTATAAACTATATCCATCcactttctaccactttatcctccactggagaGTTGCAGGGGGAGTTGTGGTCtacaaattatttaaaaaacaaaattttgaGGTTTGAGATGCACTGATCGATATCTTTCATTAatctctgacattttacggaccacaCAACTACTTAATTCACCAAGAACATAATTCACAGATTAATAGTTTGAAAGCACATTTGTGAATGGGAATAAACAATGCAAATCATCACAGCTATGTTTCAGAGAACTTTGTACAGAGAAAATTGTATAAAGAAGAGTGAAAAAGTTATGTTCAGCACATTGACATCTAGTGTACTGGATAGCAGACATTTTACTCTACAGTTTTAGAGAAATGTTCTTGTTGAAAATCCCATATTCACACTTTTAAATCGAATAATTATCAActttgaaatgtaataaaaacaaaaaaatgtctcaGATAATCTCATACGTATAGTGTACACTGGCTCAGTGTGAAAACTGAATTCACAGAACAGTGAATGTGTCTTTACCACCTCAGTCAGTTGAGCACCGCTGTTCTGGACGGCTCTGATCTGAAAAGCATGCTGCGGAATCAGGTCATCGTACGACACAACAGAGGCTCTCCATCCAAGCTGTGCCGCGCTGCCCAGAACCGTGCGGGCCAGAGTGGACTTCCCGGAAGCAGGAAGCCCgcagaggacacacagacagaccggAGTCCGAGCGACACCTGTCCCCTCCTCCGCTGCCATGCCCTTACTGAGAGAGTCCATTTAATATTCAAACGTTTCCCACTGTGTTGTGCTCCTGTTGCAGTTAACAGCTGACTTCCGCCGTCGAAACAGGAGACAAAAACGAGACTTCCGGCAACAgttctttcagaataaaagccaaCTAAGTCAAGcatgcaggtaaaaaaaataagttgtgTGGGAAAACATCTCACATTACAAGAACTGCTCTGCAAAAACAGCGAAATGTTGAAACGTTTCTGCACATTTTAATACAACATAGTTAACCAAAGTACTGTAACTcgcatacatacataaaacatgaatgtaaactcaaaaagcaatataaaaacaatcaaacgGAATATAtaaccaataaaacacacaagggcaatacaaataaaacatagaaaCTGCCAAGATGTCAGTTTTACACTATAAacattgtatattattattttacagcgCTATATTTGTTATAAATCGGTTTATATCATCTTACCTTCCTTCTTCTTAGCATCTTCTTTTAGTAGCCATTTATTCTTCATGGGGATCAGTAAAAAATCCTAATATTAAACAAACTCATAATTTCCCcaaaatactgtatttcatCAAGATCCTAATCTCATAACTATGAGTTGAGATGTCCTTACACTTACAAGATAAGTTGTATTAATGGGACTCTAAAAATTCCTCAAACTTTCTTCAGCATCACATTAGTCAGACTGTGTCACCTGTTAGAATGAAGGATATACATGTTTCTTAATGTAATTTATGttataatgtatttaaaagttTGTGAGGACCCTGGGAACAGTAGCCATAGACACAGTCCGGGcatctaaacaaacaaacacggtgTCAGTACATCACATGGTACAgaatttatttttccaaaatgtaGACAAATGAATACTAAGTAAACTTTAAAACATCCAACGTCACTTTTATTTCATACTTACAATCAACAGGAAATCAAACATGTTACAAATTTTGGAGGagaaatcaatcaaaacaatagaTTTACAAAATACTTAATCTGCACATATTTGCAGTGAGACATAAAGAAGTATCcaattatatacacatacatgtgaataaatacaCGTTTCCCGGCTTCGTCTGCCACCATGTGACAACAGTATATCTTAAAAAAGGTGCCAGTGACAAGTTACAGAGAgcatatattttaattttttaacatAATGATTTAAAACCCTCTCTTCATTTAGTGTTAACCTACAGTAAACTTCATGGATTCATAACTTAGTGTAAGAAGAGAATCATTCATTGCGATTGGATGGTATTGGTCTGGGGACACCGGGGCCCTGCCGAGGTGCTGCTGGATGCGTAGGGACAATGCTCTCATCAATATTCCAATAGTCCAGATCTCCATACCTGAAAATGAccaattatgtaaaaataatgttaaaactgTTGCAGGTTTGCTTTTGCCAAAAGTCAAGCCTAAGCAAAAGTGTCTAttgctgtgcatgtgtgagggCAACAGGGATTACATGGAATAAAGAAATTACAACAGTTCATACCTGGCACTTGGAGGTGAGGTATCCACTGAATTTCCAGGCtacaatgagaaaaaaaagtcttatagTCAGAGTCAAAGGATatactgaacaaaaaaaaaactagtatAGTATCAGTTATTATTGATTTACTTCCATTACTATTTGCAACTTTTCATGTAATGACAACCTGGTTTTAATACTGTAAAATAAGTATCGTTTCATCTTCCCTGCaatagtaattaaaaaaattatatataccACAGGGGGAGAATGAACTGGAGGCTGGGTTGTAGGACCTGTTTCAACATTTCTGTTAGGCTGTCCATTAGCATTTccattttttccattatttgacctgtaaaagcaacaacaaattaataaataaataaaataataatctcagTCTGTAATGAAAATCATATACCAAAGAACActtcacaaatacaaatacagacaagtagtaataaagcaatgattataACAACAATAGAATGAATAGCAAAGATAGTAGTTGATACATTTTTCCAAAATTTTAAAGAGCAATAACTGATCTCCACTCTCTGCTGTCACATCTCTAGCTTTCTTCATCCAGTGAGGGAGCAGTACCACGATGAAACATGTTTGCAATACAAATGAATTCAATGTAGTttaagaaaggaaaaacaacaatttggcGACATCTCCACACCCAAACTGACAAGCTTTTTCTCCTCATCTTCATGAACCTAACCCTTGTGTAAAGGGAGGTGGGGAGGCTGAGCAGGTGGCAACATTTtctaatatatattttattggtTGCATttgaagacaagacaagacaagagttTTTACATACAATTATAACATACTATTAAATCAGTTGTGGTCTTGTTATAAGTTAATTTATAATCCATAGTCCTCTATGAGTGAGATAAGACCcgagtaaaaatgtgttgaagCCAGAGATGAGACCACAACCTTTAGAAAATGATATTAGACAGGTCTAAAAACTACAACACTACAGCCcagaaacactgatgtttaCCTGCGGCCTTTTTTCAGGCAAGGATCAAAGGTGCTTCTCCTAAAGACGTAGAGCAGCACCAGAATGACAAGGACCAGAATGGGAACCACCAACAGGAAAAAGATCAACAGGCCGTTCCTCAGGGAGTAGTCTGAAGTCAATGTGAAtaaacagtaacaaaaaaacTCAATACACACATTCCTAATATGCATTATACTGTAGTTACTGtgaattaaaatgatgtttatgGTTTCTGTTCCACTGgtgtaaatgaaaatgtttcaacCGACAACTGCAGGTCACACACTTTCAATGAGAACcttatttgttttgaaaagtaaaCACAATCAATTTAACCCCACCTATCTGAGCTGGACCACTGTCTATGCTGCCACCTCGTCCTGACGTGGCACAGTTGGGTGGGGCCCACCCATTTTTACAGTGACAATGTCCTTGGTCATTACAGGCCTGCAGAAAACATTACAGCAGTGAAGTCAGACATTTTATCAGTGGCTGGTTACTAGTAAAGAAAGTAATAAAGATGCAGTTTTACCCCTCGGTCATTGCAGGTGGTCTTTGCGTTACAGTCCAAGTTGGGCAACAGAGCAGAAGCATTAACACACTTAAAATCCACACAGGTCTGCAAGAGAGGTACAAAAACGTAATGaatagaattgaattgagtcattGTGAGTCATCTGGTTCACTTTCGCAATGGAAGAACAAAGGCAATCCACATAAGTTCCTGGTTACATTCCATCTGTCTGGTTTGTACACTCACACAATGAATTCCCAGTTTCAAACTCTGCTTACCTTTCCTGCACCACAAGGACTTCCAGGGTTAACATAGGCAGGATCCAACACATCCGTACCAAGGTTGAAGTCTGCATTCACACAAGTTGACCCATTGATTACTTGGATACTGACATGGGCACCGGGTGGGGGGTTGTTGACGTCCACATTAGTGCACTGCACCTTTCCACACATGGCATGTCTGCAGTATAGGATTAAGAGAGTTTTTTCATCTATTCAGAACTGAATTCTATTCATTGAGTAGGCACTTTAATGCCCGTcaacatgtaaatatgccagattatGGCTATCTGTTGTCTCTAGGTAggttgacaaaataagacaaaataccCATATACAAACGCTTCAGggtaacacaaacaaaaacaaaaaaatacacaaaagttACAGCAACATCAGCAAATACAGAGAAGCAGCATAGATTGCACTGTATGAATTCCTTATCGATGTACAGTGTCtgtaaaacatacaaacacagctCAGGTTTATGCCACACTAAATGCTAAATAAATtgactgtacatactgtacgtacatacacatgtacaaatgtaatgaaatacAGAAAGATAGTTGTATCCATGAGTCGAATAAAACCAATTCATATGACAAAACATCTTAAATTTGCAACAGAGCGTTTGAACAGGTGGGCTTTGTGTAGCTGTGTTTTGCAATAAATGATTCAAGAGTTTCAGTCTTGTGAAACTAATCCTCATTGTAACATGGCTACTgctgcagtttttttccccccagaggGTCACACTCTAGCGATCTattatttatgaataaaaaaagtgatgtgTACTTACTCTACAGCACATTTGATGTGCTTTCCGTTGCTGGTGATGCCACAGTTTCCAAACAAGTTTCCCTGAATATTTGCGTGTTGAAAACAAGCATCTGCTGCCTTTGTTGCTGGATCTGTGAAGATAAAATAGccaagataaataaaatatttatgacAGGGGACATTCAGCAATAACTTGCGAGGCGAGCCTCCTGGTGAACTCTGGGATGACATATTCAGAAATAACTGAATGTACCTGGTGCAAAGAGATGTTTGCATTGGAAATCATACGTCTGGCATCTGCCTTCAAAGCAGTATGCAACGTTGTTTTCACAAGGCAGGCCATCCATGATGTAGAAGTCGTTGGGACAGAACGCTCCCTTGCCATCACAGTATTCAGGAAGATCACAGGTGTTGATAGACTTTCTGCACGGCGTTCCAGACACTTTGATCTGCAACAAAAATATACATCATGTGTAAGTGTAAAGAATGTTTTCCCAGAAAGaaagataggtaggtaggtaggtagatagatacaACTCCAGTCTCATGTGCTGACCTGACATTTGTCACAGCACTCTCCGTGAGCACAAGCAGACCCGAATGTAAATCTGCAGGTGGCAGGATCACAGCATTTTGTCTTGCATTCCtgtatgaaataaaaacaagaacaatcATTTCCACCACATTCAAAAGACAGAAAGTACAATACTTGAAAATACTTCAAGTTAAGTTGCATCATGGCTTGTGtgcatttcctctcatttgCATTCATGTTACACCAAAAGGTTCTATTTGATTTACTGATACTACTGATATTATACAAACATTGTTTATCCAGTATTGTGAAAAAGTCTTAGGCCAGAACAGTTTTGTTGTTGGCCTTGCTGATGCAAAATTATGACTAGAATGTCTGTTAAATTCTGTGATCTTTGACATTTTGAATGGGATGATGTGACTAAAAGTGGGTTTCCAATGAGATAAACTCATGCAATATGTGCACGAAACAAtgccaaatgtatttatagagcacagAAGAGGTTGCCCACTCAACCTAGAAGCCCAGATTCAACCCAAGTTAAAAGCTAAAGAGACGAGGTGGGTCTTTAAATTGAGTGATTGTCTTGAATATACCTTTTTGACAGCAGCCATTTAGGACATGAAATaataggacaaacacaggtgtaaCCAGTGACATGAATTAGGgctccactccaggtttaaatCTGTCGTGCACAAgtttgaaatataaacaaatgtctgttgaatTAAAACCACATTGCTGAACACACAATGAGACTGTGTCTCTGTATTTCATCCTTTCAGAAAGCCCTGCAGGTTCACCTATGGAGTGGGTTAAGTCTGATGTCACCGCCTGCCTCCTTGACTGAAAACGCCAAGAAGCATTCACGCAAAGTTTCCTACTAATCCTCATAGTCCTGGTTTGTGAACACAGCCTCTGTCCGTTTGTCTGTGTACGTGTCACAAAGCTCCAGTAGGAGAAGACGTGTCTTCCTCTACGGCAGTGTCTGTCACTCATTGGACAAGCTCATGTCTATTTTTTAATTCTAGCAGCTTGTTTTTGAGCTTTGGATCGTAAACCACTGACAAGCTATCAGAAAAATACCTTTGgtctagtttagtttatttgaaaaataattatatatgatAATTATAGCATTGctgaaacaacaaacagaatggtggcctaagacattCATATTTGCTGGTGTCACATCAAACACGTTGGCATAAAAACGTAGTTTTAGGTGTGTCATTACGGCTGAAAACTGTGTAAATGACATTATGTAACAAGGATGTATTAGAGCAactacacaacaacattaagttGTGCAACTTCTTGTGTCTTTCTAGACGACTCTACAACTCTACCTCTGGTTTGCCACAGTCGCACTCTTCTCCTT from Solea solea chromosome 21, fSolSol10.1, whole genome shotgun sequence includes the following:
- the LOC131448414 gene encoding L-seryl-tRNA(Sec) kinase isoform X1 — translated: MDSLSKGMAAEEGTGVARTPVCLCVLCGLPASGKSTLARTVLGSAAQLGWRASVVSYDDLIPQHAFQIRAVQNSGAQLTEVQTEWKLHRHTVLQCIELFLKTPEVMAEPPSSFQINVDAWEQCVRGLLRPKPMDHSQTDRTPLIFILDDNFYYPSMRYEVYQLARKYSLGFCQVYLHCDLESCINRNQSRPEPVPTEVILDMVKRLESPNPEKNPWEELSILLNTTDKLSTCDIQRVMELISSSLRNPLSPIEDTAEQKEADRLKCAMNVVHQADQACRRLISEAMKTAKENHVSSEYMRSLATRLNEAKATLLCSLREKVLQETSLAQEEDIDVERVVQRAVDVFDRDRKEILMRITGDPE
- the LOC131448414 gene encoding L-seryl-tRNA(Sec) kinase isoform X2; the encoded protein is MDSLSKGMAAEEGTGVARTPVCLCVLCGLPASGKSTLARTVLGSAAQLGWRASVVSYDDLIPQHAFQIRAVQNSGAQLTEQTEWKLHRHTVLQCIELFLKTPEVMAEPPSSFQINVDAWEQCVRGLLRPKPMDHSQTDRTPLIFILDDNFYYPSMRYEVYQLARKYSLGFCQVYLHCDLESCINRNQSRPEPVPTEVILDMVKRLESPNPEKNPWEELSILLNTTDKLSTCDIQRVMELISSSLRNPLSPIEDTAEQKEADRLKCAMNVVHQADQACRRLISEAMKTAKENHVSSEYMRSLATRLNEAKATLLCSLREKVLQETSLAQEEDIDVERVVQRAVDVFDRDRKEILMRITGDPE